The nucleotide window CTCTTTTTGGATTAACAGAGGAAGCACAAATCTATCGCTCACACAAAACAGCACTGCACACCATTGAGCTTGGTAAAAGGACAGAATTTTCAAGACAAAACCACAGCTATTTTTTGCTTTAAATCACCAAAATCCTTTTGAACTTCAGTTCAGAATCTTTTCTAAAAGGAGTCATTTGCAATTTTAGCAATATGATTGAGATGAATAAACCCTCTACCTCTAAAACAGAGCATACATCCTAAAACTACTTGACCTCTTCAACACTTCTCTTAACACattttagatttatttttttatttttatttttgctaatAGACATTTTAGTTAACGTGACATGCAATACAACCTTACCACAGAAACCCTTTGTTTTCTCTGAACCAGAAAAGGAGGATATGAACACAAAAAAATGTAGAGCTGAAGAGTTTAACCGGAGGTGGTGATACTGATAGTGCAGCTTGAAGAGATGAAGCAGCGTTTAGTCTGGATTCTAGTTTCATCATTTTCACACTTTCACTCCCAGCATCATCTCTTCTTCGTCTTCCTCTCTTACCCATTTTTCTCTGGGTTTTTTTTTCTTGCTTTACTCAAAAGTtcaaatttttctctcttttgttcAAATTTTTCTCTATTTCACTCACACAAAACAGCAGACGCACGCTACTTCTTTCACTCACACAAAACAGCAGACTGCAGGCTACTAAGTTTGGGTAAAGGACTGAGCTCTGCAAAAGGGCAGAAAGGATCCTCTTTGTTACACGTGTTCAAATGCTATTAATTGCCAGTACTTTTTTTCCAACAATTGTATGAGGCAGGTTTCAAAGTAATTTGTCATTAATGCGGTCTTTAGTACTTAAAACTTGAGATatcgaaaaagataaaatatgatGTTCTAGAAATATTGATAAATTTGTTTATATCAGAAATATTCAGAAATTTGTCTACAAAGTTTAACGACGGATCTGTAATAAAGGTCTTAAATCCCTACGGATCAGACATATGAACTATTAAAGTGGGGGAAATTAGAATAAAGAAAATGtgcaaaaggaaaacaagaatgaTCGTAATTGACCAAAAGAGAAGTATAAGAAAAATAACACTATTATCTACCGGTAAAAGTGACTTTTACCATATACTATAAGTTACCATCCAAAGCATGCTTGCTTCAACTAACTTTTTAAGTAATCTGATAATATAAATCTTTTTTCACATTACCATAAGAGTAGTATATTAGTCAATCTCTTAAGATATATGCAGTCAACCAACCCGTTTCTTTTCACAAGCACGCTTAGATATCTGCAATTTAGGCTTAATTAAACATTCACTTAACTATTGCTTTAGCAATCTTGATGAAAGAAATGTGGGACTCTTATAGTAATGAAAATTTACGCAGCCCGCATAGGATGATGTGCAGATAGTTATTTGCCATGAAGCtttctaaaagaaaaatacagaagaaaaATATCACACAAAGGATCCACCTCGAGACCAACGTTCTAAACTTTAGTTAAGCCCCTCTCTTTCACATTAGTCAAGCCACTCGAGAAAGTTTTCAGGAGAAAAACATTTATGCCCCGTTAGCTCCTCGCAATGACAAACATACCCCTCCAACCAGTTAGTTCTACATCCACTAAAAGAAAAACAGCACTGCAGCCGCATAAATTTATCATTTTCTCTGAATAATAATACTATTGCAAAATTTATTTCACATAGAAGCATTTGTACAAATAAAAATTGGAGAACTAAATGGAAAAATACAACACGCCCTTTGAAGTCATCTTCTTTCTATGCTGATTGAATGCAGGATCCATAAGACTTCTGAGAGCTCACATTTCATTGAAAATGCTTTGCGCCAAGCCACAAACACTTTCCTGGTATTTGACCCGACCCCTGGCAAGACGAGAGTGCTACTACCATCTTCATGTCAAAATCAGGGGTAGAGAACCAGTCTTACAAGCAACAAGAACATCCTCTGTAGACCTGAAAATTTTCCTATCGAACCATCCTATTGATGTCAGTGTATACTCTAGAAGCTCGATACAACTCCCGTTAGCTTCTCCAGCACTCTTCAAGAGAGATTACTTCAGGTCAATGTGTATAATCAGATGTGTAGATCCTTAAGCGCGTTTAGTTTCTCTAATCTCCCATTTGATGAAAGAGAAGAATCTCCATCAGCATTTAAGCCCACAGCTCCATTTGCAGCGGATTTTTGTATCTGATTGTTAGCTGAACTTGTAGCAGCTGAGCTTTGAATACCTCCAAAGTAAATCGAGTACGAGAAGTACTCGGCGCAACGAACTTTCCATCCTACAACAATGCCTCAAAAACATCAGCACCCAGAGAATCAccaaatatcatgtaaaattgaCTGTTACTGATGTATTTGACAAAAAGGTATCAACAGAAAATTAGTATACCCAGCAACCACCCAAATCAACAGAAAAGGAATACATGAAAAAAGAACAGACTACAACAGCGATATACCAAAACCAGAGTCAAAACAAATGCATGCACTTAACTTTACCTCAACAACAGGCCATGGAAAGACTTAAAGAAGCTTTGCCTATACCACAAAGCCATTTCCTCTAGGTGTCACTCCTGATGGACACGGAGGATCTATATCATTTGTTACTTTGATGCTTATAATACCATTACCCAAAATTTCATCAGAGATTAAAGGGGGGTTTGGGTGGGAGCGCACCCCCAAACACTAATTCACTGAAACACAGagatgcatatttttcaaataaacaaGCTATTAAATAAGTGTACCAAGCAAGATGGTCTCGTTCAACTCCAATGAAGATTAAGTTAAGGTTAATATTGATTAGTGTATTGGCCTAAAATAAAAGACTGTTTGGATGTAGACATATCCACTTGAGCTAAGAAGAGCAGAAACGATCAAGATGGTTTCTATGGCTCATGCCACTACTATTTATCTACGTGGGCCTTACCAATAGGAGTCTCAAGTGGATGGTAACAAAATCTATCCACTGGTGTACAAATTGTCCAGTCTCCCTGAGCACTTTAACTCTTACCTTATATGGCGACTTTCCTCCATCCAAAATTTAAAGATAGACCATATATATTATACACTGAGATGACATCATTGACTGATgcatttattttcaaactttaaACGCTTCTACTCCtaactcaattttttttaaactatTCACACATCAAACTTTATAACTCCGCACAAGTAAAGAATACGTCATACTTTTTTGGACGGGGAGAAAATTGATAGAACTACAAGTTAATAGTGGTCTGAAGAAGATACACTCGGCCATTCTGAAGTCAATCATATATTCACGATTATatacaacaacaagaacaacaacaacagaccCAGTGAAATcgcacaagtgaggtctggggagggtagtatgtactcAGACCTTACCCATACCTTCAAgaaggcagagaggttgtttccaaaagaCCCTCGGCTTTGGAAAGATAAAAAGGAAGGGCAGCAGCAAGCACACCAATTAGAAAACcaaagcaaaaatacaaagatacAAAACTAAAACTGAGTATTGTAATCAGAAGGTCGAAACGAAAGCAAAGACAAGTAATCACAGAAATCAAGGAATATTCACGATTATATGCCGAGAATAAACAGTGCAGTGGAAAAAGGTTTAGTGATTTTGTCAAGACTTCTTTTTCATTAATATAGGTGGACATGCACGTAGCATATGCATGCCCCATCTTCTCATAGGTTTAAGGAATATGTATACTCTTTTACCTCTAAGGGctcgtttggtatgagggataAGGAATAATTAATCCCGGGCTAAATTTAAGAAGAGTTATCCGGGTATTGTAGTGTTCTTTTATCCCCATGAAAAGGTGGAATAACTAATCCCGGATAATTAATCCCGGAATAACTtctttccaaccaaacgacccctaagaaaACTACGGGAAAATCATGACAGGTTAACAGAACGAAAAAGAAACATTCTGTAATCTGCTTTATCAAGAAAAGGAAACCTTCTGTAATCTGGCTGTATTTTAAAGCAGAAATTTCTGGCATATGCACTGTATGACAGGCAGAAACTTCTTCAACATGTATAAGCATCATGATGCATCATCCATTGTGGACATAGATCCATAGGGGTCTCATATAACCCCATTTTAACTTGGAATAATTTCAAAAGGACAGTGAAACTTTTCAAACCACAAGGGAGTTGCTGGTCATAAAACCCAATCTAAGGATTACTGTCCTCACCTCTGACAAAAGTAACAAGATGTACAGTACGAAAAATTAGAGAAGGATGGCAATAGTAAAGAACTTACTGGATGCTGCATCACGGTCAGCCAGAGTTGTCTCGAGGAGTTTGTGAACTGTAATGCAGTCATTCAGTTTCCACGAACTGACATTTCCTTGTGCCCCATCTCTAATTTGGAGAAAAAGTTAAAATAGAGTTGATGTTTGCTAACACGCATATATAAAGAAATATTATTAGCTATGTGATGATAATACAAATTAAATGTGATGAAAGCAGAAACATACATAGGAACCAGATCATTAGCCGAGTCTAAAATCAATTTGACAGCCTCAGCCTTCTTGTTTGGTTCCAGAACATATAGCAACTCAGCCACAGCAGCCCTATGCATCAACGATTCTGCAAATAACGCGCAATGAGAAATCATATGTTCAGCAAGAATGAGAAAATACTAATGATGTAAAATATGTGTATAAAGTAATAAAGTATATTCCTGCCAGAGACTGACCTCTATGTTTTTCAAGAAAAGTGTTGTTTGCGTCAATTAGAGACTTCCCGTGCAACTGACTGAAAAGATCAATTAGAAACATAAGAAAACTTAGTCTAATAACAAGATCCAACATGTAGAATATCAACATTTATAACATTTAAACATAAGATACATAGAGAAAGGGAAGTCATCCAAGATAACCTAAAGGTAGGTCGCTCTGCTTCCAAGACACCCCAGATGAGCTTTTCAGTGTCAGTCACTGGAGTAGGCAAGGAGTCAATTTTATGGAAGAACTTTATCTGCAAGAGATCATAGTCCATATGAGAAAGAAGCAAATATGAATACTTTGAGAAATAAAGCATGAATACGATAAAACAATCATATTATTAAAAATTTTGATACCAAAAAAAGCATACCAAGCACAGATGTGATTTTGGATCATCTGCATCCAACCGCATTAAATACTTTATAGCCTGGAAAAGAGCAAAGATCAAAGAGATTGTTTATCAGTATTCACAAAACAACTAGTATTATGAGTATGTCCTAAACTCAAACTAGATGAGGGTCAGGCAAACGATTCCTCAATAACCATTACGTGACGTCTAGGTACCCGTTCCATTCTAACACTAAAATTCGTGAAACTAGGAATACTATTAAACCTCACACTCATCCTGACACCGGCATACAATCTCTAACCAAAACTAAAAGGGCCCCTATCAATCCCGGACATGGTGCAAAAGTACCAATAATAACTAAACCTTAATTCTCGGTATCGGCTATAAAGATTAATTGATTCCATGCTTTCATTATGTTCTATGTAAGTCTTTGAGAAAACTACATATGATGAGAGGTCTACCTCATCCTTTTTAACATACTCAATGGCGGAGCATTTAAGGATCTACATTGAACATGACCCAACTATTTATGGTGACATTCTCTCATTTTCTTTTCTGTGTGCGCTACAGCAGAAAAGGAAGATGAGAATTCCTTAATCCAGATACAACTAGCAATGGATAACTAATCCAGGGGGGAAGACAAGGAAGCATAGTAATCTCAAGCTGTTAACTAAATGCACGGTCACTACTATGTTACAAAGATATAGCAATATAAAACTTATataaatttctttattttgagaaagataaaaattaaaaaaatagaaaattgacAAAATCTTGGGCCAAGGAAAGGAGAATTTTTCCAACCTCCAGTCAAATTATAAAGGAAACTACCTGCAACGCTAGCAAGATCTTCTGCTTTCTCATGTTTACTTCAAAGGACAGCAAATGTGTCTCCAAGCAATCTGACGAGTGCTTTAGGAGAAGTTTGAGGTACTTTGAAGCTTCTGCCAGAGGATCTTCAATCTGAAAGGTTTAGGGACAAGATAATACTCTGTCAAAATCAGAAAATATTGAGTGGCTGAAATTATAAAACTTTGTTCTTCTCCATTTTACTGGACATTTGCATTTTTTTAGCATGCTAAATGTTTGATATGACATCACAAGTAACAGATGTTGATcactcaaaatgtcaaacttcaaattccatccaaattcaaatctgaAGTGCAACAACATAATCCAGCTTAATTAAATCCACAAAAAGATTATGGAATAGTTTCTCCTGACTGCTCTAAAGTCATACCAAGATATTGTGCAAAGACTGGAAGACAATTCATACCTAAAAGATGTGACAGACGGCAGAAAAGGCAATACCTGAATCAATTTTTCACCATGTGGGTCAGGATCTACAGGCTTCACATGGCGCTTCCCTGATTTAGTAACATTAGCTGCATTGGATTCCTCATTTTTAACATCTGCTTCCTAAAATCATTCAAAAGATTAAGGCACCTACACTACATTAAAATTTCCAAAGAGCAAGAGCAAACAAATTCGAGTACTTTCTTAGCTCGTGCTTCTGCTTTCCTCAgtttttgttttaatttctttttctgaGAGGGAGGCAACTTAGACATCTCATCATCCTCTTCAGATGCTGACTTCAAAGGAGAATCATACAGCTTCAGATAGCATCTGATGTACAGGCAAAACAAAGCATAACAAGACATAAAAAGCTTCAGCAGCAGCAATTCTCAGTATGCTTGCAGGTAAACAAATGGGAAAGCTAGGACACTATAAGCAAGACTATTCCAATCTTCTACCATTCTACTTCAACAGAAAACGTCACTTATAATGCAAAATAGCACCACATAGTTGATGGCAACCAAGAACTTAAAGGTTGAGCAAGTCAATAGCCTACCTGATAGCACCACAAGCTGCTTTGCGAAAATAAGCATGTGAGTGAAGCCGATCTTGAAACTTCAGCATTTCCACGTAGGTCCGCAGAGTCATTTTCCTTAGGCAGTAAGAGTGGAAATCAAATTGGTCCTCTGTGATATCCGCATAATGCTTCTCGACCGCCAGAAATTTCTTTAAGGCCCTTCCCAGCTCACCTTGGCGAAAATAGCTTTCCCCTGATGCTAGTTCATACCTTTCATATTAAACAAGAATAGTAAGATGCTCACACACAGAACTTCAAATCATGATCGGGATCCAAGAAGAGACCTACCACATGCACTGCATGTCGTAAAGGTTATTGTGTTGATCCCCATCTTTGGTGAATAGTACAGCAGTCTTTTCAGCCAATGTGACCTTCAGTCCAGCACGAAGGAGTTGGAAGAGAAATTAGAAGCCAAGGTAATTCACAAGAATTGAGAACTCCCAGAGAAAATACAGTTAACTAAAGAGATAACATAACAAAGATCTTCACCTGATCTGCCTGAAGCATACGCTTAACACATTCGCTATTAACATATCGATCTGCAAGATCCATACACCTAGCTTCATCAGCAAGTGCAGCAGCTGCTGTCAAGTCACCAGCATGCTTTAGTACGCGGCTCTGTGTTGAACAGAAAACAAGAAAGGTTATTCAAGTGTAGATACATGAGGCACAAGCAATGATTTATTAAACAAATCTTAGGTTACACCAGGTACCAAAATCCTGGAACATGATTAAAGAATTTCAGAGGAAAGAAGAAAGTACACTTCTCCATTACTAGTCAAGTAACTAGTTCATTCAAAGTTTTCAATGTCAAAAAACTTGCCATAGTATTAATAGGCCTCTCACCAATGTGAACCTTGCAAGGTaaatttttggcttttcttttaaTAAAGAATGCTAATTACAAAAGACAACGGAGAATCACAAAACATGCAAGAAAATGATAATCACCAAAAAGACGAGATAAACCAAGCCACACAATTTATCATGTGTGAATAATATCTTTAATATAGATGGTAAACAAAGGCCTAATTTTGGGGCAACCAAAAAGGGAAGATGAAAGTGAGTTCGAAATCATTAACAGATTTTCAATGAGTTTGGTGCCAATACTAACACTGAAAGGGAAATTTTGAAATACAGCCAAAGCCCATACTTGGGTGAAACACAAAGGAGAATTATTGATAAAGGAGAGAGGTTACTTTGTAGCAAACTTAGAGCTTTGACAAAATGAAGAAAGTTTACTAGAAGAAGTAAAGCCTTGCAATACTTATATGAAGTAGTGGAGCTCCTTCATTTTCCAAATGATCCTACAGATCCAACTTCAAGCAGATAACATCAGAAAGAGCAACAAATAAACAGCAATTCAGAAATCCAGCAATCATCTTAAAAGCCAAAACTCATAGTTGATTTCTCAGATGTAAATATAAAACTCTATCAGCTACATTAGAAATGGATAACTACCATTCATGTTCCTTTTCCTTTCCTACATTTAGTAACAGGTCTAGTGTTATTGGATAGTGCGTAAATGTCACCAGTCTTAAATATCAATCGGTCAACTATGCCTCAATTCCAAACTAGTTGAGGTCACGGTACAAATCCTAGATTTCCTTTCCACTCTATCATCACCCATATTCATGTATTAAAATAATTTGCCTTTAGGTGTTCTCTAAAACTAGAGGTTTTTAAATCTCACACTTATCCTTACACTAACATGCAATCTCTAAGAAAACTGAAATGGAGACCGGCCAAGTACCGGTGGTAATACAAGTGTAACACAAAtcgtctttttcttcttctttttttggataATGGTGATGTTCGGGCCAACTTGCACGCACCTCGGCTACTCCACTGGATATCTGTTATCTCCTAACAGCACACTTATTAGGTAACTCCACCACCAAGTCTTGGATACAAGAGAAAAAATCACCCCCAAAAAAAGACGGTACGTATAGCTAGGCCGTGAACATCCAACCATCGCACTGTAAAAATTGGATAAATTCGATCTATAGTCATTAGGGCCTCCTAAAACAATCTACtaagttcattgagttgttccAAAAGGATCAAAAAGGCCAATTATTAACGGAACTCCTTGTCGGCTCTAAGTAAAATACACATTTAGCCGAGGGCGTTTTTTTTTGTCCCCGCTGGGGTGAACCCCGGCTCAAGGACACCACACCCTAGGGTGCAAAATTTAAAGGATCATTTGGTTCCATTGTaaaaaaaacaaagggaaagAGACTGGATAGCCCCCTTTCATTTTAG belongs to Nicotiana tabacum cultivar K326 chromosome 6, ASM71507v2, whole genome shotgun sequence and includes:
- the LOC107801100 gene encoding N-terminal acetyltransferase A complex auxiliary subunit NAA15 encodes the protein MGASLPPKEANLFKLIVKSYETKQYKKGLKAADTILKKFPDHGETLAMKGLTLNCMDRKSEAYELVRLGLKNDLKSHVCWHVYGLLYRSDREYREAIKCYRNALRIDPDNIEILRDLSLLQAQMRDLEGFVETRQQLLTLKPNHRMNWIGFAVAHHLNSNGSKAVDILEAYEGTLDDDYPPENERCEHGEMLLYKISLLEECGFPERALEELHKKESKMVDKLAFKEQEVSILLKLGRFEEGERLFRVLLTMNPDNYRYYEGLQRCLGLCSENGQYTADEIDRLETLYRALAQQYNRSSAVKRIPLDFLRDDKFREAAENYIRPLLTKGVPSLFSDLHPLYDHPGKADILGELVLKLEQSLKSTGGYPGSVEKEPPSTLMWTLFYLAQHYDRCGKYDIALTKIDEAIEHTPTVIDLYSVKSRVLKHAGDLTAAAALADEARCMDLADRYVNSECVKRMLQADQVTLAEKTAVLFTKDGDQHNNLYDMQCMWYELASGESYFRQGELGRALKKFLAVEKHYADITEDQFDFHSYCLRKMTLRTYVEMLKFQDRLHSHAYFRKAACGAIRCYLKLYDSPLKSASEEDDEMSKLPPSQKKKLKQKLRKAEARAKKEADVKNEESNAANVTKSGKRHVKPVDPDPHGEKLIQIEDPLAEASKYLKLLLKHSSDCLETHLLSFEVNMRKQKILLALQAIKYLMRLDADDPKSHLCLIKFFHKIDSLPTPVTDTEKLIWGVLEAERPTFSQLHGKSLIDANNTFLEKHRESLMHRAAVAELLYVLEPNKKAEAVKLILDSANDLVPIDGAQGNVSSWKLNDCITVHKLLETTLADRDAASRWKVRCAEYFSYSIYFGGIQSSAATSSANNQIQKSAANGAVGLNADGDSSLSSNGRLEKLNALKDLHI